A region from the Rufibacter sp. DG15C genome encodes:
- a CDS encoding HTTM domain-containing protein has translation MHLLQQYLHRVFYADTRALSLMRIWVASVLLLDILTRVTDLEAHYSNMGILPLHTLHANAWNQYYFSLHTLSGLWQFQAVLFAIAAAAAISLMLGYKTRWATVISWLLLLSIQNRNPLITQSGDSLLRMLLFWGMFLPWHRHYSLDARKALKTEPAPVSTFYFSAATFAYLLQVAWVYVFTALLKSGPEWTTTGTALYYALSIDQILMPGGRVLYQYPELMKFLTHATMFVELWLPFVLLIPWKNTWFRMVFILAIVGLHIGISLTLFVGLFYLISISAVIGLLPTPVMDFLDRRLWLGYAKIQRRWSAATQQWRSPVRVQVQWESPRWARNFPIIALREVLVLTAVVIAFWWNVDTLNKPNLVKLPESTQQVALVLRLDQNWSMFAPNVFKDDGWYVLEGINLKDKKVDLNQQGKEPDTIKPASVVSLFKNDRWRKYSENYLFAPNAFMRPYYCFYLLRRWNETHVGDEKIDELSIVYMKETTLPNYKTKPLQREVLCHCKP, from the coding sequence ATGCACCTTCTACAGCAGTATTTGCACCGTGTGTTTTACGCTGATACCCGCGCCCTGTCCCTTATGCGCATTTGGGTGGCCAGCGTCCTGCTTCTAGACATCCTCACCCGGGTCACCGACCTAGAGGCCCATTATTCCAACATGGGCATTCTGCCCCTGCACACCCTGCACGCCAACGCCTGGAACCAGTACTACTTCTCCCTTCACACGCTGAGCGGCCTATGGCAGTTCCAAGCGGTGTTGTTTGCCATTGCGGCGGCAGCGGCCATAAGTCTAATGTTAGGCTATAAAACGCGCTGGGCTACGGTCATCTCCTGGCTTCTACTGCTGTCCATTCAAAACAGGAACCCGCTCATCACCCAGTCCGGTGATAGTCTTTTGCGCATGCTCTTGTTCTGGGGAATGTTCCTGCCTTGGCACCGCCATTATTCCCTGGATGCAAGAAAAGCCCTAAAAACAGAACCAGCTCCAGTTTCTACCTTCTACTTCAGTGCCGCTACGTTTGCCTACCTCTTGCAGGTGGCTTGGGTATATGTGTTCACCGCCCTGCTCAAGTCGGGACCCGAGTGGACGACCACCGGCACGGCCTTGTACTACGCCCTCAGCATTGACCAGATCTTAATGCCGGGCGGCCGCGTGCTGTACCAGTACCCAGAGCTCATGAAGTTCCTGACGCACGCCACCATGTTTGTGGAGTTGTGGTTGCCGTTTGTCTTACTCATCCCCTGGAAGAATACGTGGTTTAGGATGGTGTTCATTCTGGCCATTGTTGGCTTGCACATTGGCATCAGTCTAACCTTGTTTGTAGGCTTGTTCTACCTCATCAGCATCTCGGCGGTGATTGGCTTGCTGCCTACGCCCGTCATGGATTTTCTGGATAGAAGGCTCTGGCTGGGTTATGCCAAAATACAGCGGCGCTGGAGCGCGGCCACCCAGCAGTGGAGGTCGCCGGTTAGGGTGCAGGTGCAGTGGGAATCACCAAGGTGGGCGCGCAACTTTCCTATCATTGCGCTGCGCGAAGTCTTGGTCTTAACTGCCGTGGTCATTGCCTTCTGGTGGAACGTAGACACCCTCAACAAACCAAACCTAGTCAAACTGCCTGAATCTACCCAGCAAGTGGCCTTGGTGCTGCGGCTGGACCAGAACTGGAGCATGTTTGCCCCCAACGTGTTCAAAGACGATGGCTGGTACGTGCTGGAGGGCATCAACCTGAAGGACAAAAAAGTAGACCTCAACCAACAGGGCAAGGAGCCAGACACCATCAAGCCGGCCAGCGTAGTAAGCCTTTTTAAGAATGACCGTTGGCGCAAGTACTCAGAGAACTACCTCTTTGCGCCCAACGCCTTCATGCGCCCTTACTACTGCTTTTACCTCCTGCGCCGCTGGAACGAGACCCACGTTGGCGATGAGAAGATTGACGAACTTTCCATTGTCTACATGAAGGAAACCACCCTACCCAACTACAAAACCAAACCCCTTCAGCGCGAAGTCCTCTGCCACTGCAAACCTTAG
- a CDS encoding thiol-disulfide oxidoreductase DCC family protein produces MEELNQARGNAYFPQVLLPFSMQASLPTTILFDGVCNLCNGFVQFVIQHDPAGRFHFAALQSELGQQILKEHGLHTQNFQTVLLLEDGRLYKQSTAALRIARRLHGAWSWTYALVVVPSFLRDAVYDFVSRNRYRWFGQQESCLLPTPELKARFLS; encoded by the coding sequence TTGGAAGAACTCAACCAAGCCCGGGGCAATGCGTATTTCCCGCAGGTTCTCTTACCTTTTTCTATGCAAGCTTCCCTGCCCACCACCATCCTGTTTGACGGCGTCTGCAACCTTTGTAACGGATTTGTACAGTTTGTCATTCAACATGACCCCGCAGGCCGTTTCCATTTTGCCGCCTTGCAATCTGAACTAGGGCAGCAGATCCTAAAAGAGCACGGCCTGCACACCCAGAACTTCCAGACGGTGCTGCTTCTGGAGGACGGGAGGCTTTATAAGCAGTCCACCGCCGCGCTGCGCATTGCCCGCCGCTTGCATGGAGCCTGGTCCTGGACGTACGCCTTGGTAGTAGTGCCTTCCTTTCTACGAGATGCCGTGTATGACTTTGTATCCAGAAACCGCTACCGGTGGTTTGGTCAACAGGAAAGCTGCCTACTGCCTACCCCTGAGTTAAAAGCACGTTTTCTCTCCTGA
- a CDS encoding alanine/glycine:cation symporter family protein: protein MQKIDAFLAEASSLAWGMPLLILLMGGGLFLMLYSRLVPFRMLKHSIAVIRGKYQDPNAAGQITPFEAMAGALASTIGMGSISGVAVGIAMGGPGVLFWMWISALVGMATKFFTCTLAIMYRGRNELGEVEGGPMYIVTEGLGKKWKPLSILFAGAGLFGTLPLFQANQLTQILTDVLLKPSGVVGEENLFVSNLLMGMAFAFLVSIILFGGLKRIAAVATKLVPFMVVLFSGSVIYIVFSNLEAVPGMFALIFEDAFTGKAVLGGSVIQIIIMGARRASFSNEAGIGTADMMHGESRNNEPVREGLVAMWEPFIDTIVVCTMTGLAILVTGVWDTNTGNGVSMTSEAFGAAMPHVGKYLLVICVFIFAFTALFSYCYYGSKCFTYLFGFKYRRFYDYFYILTIIIGSVVTLTSVINLVDTAFALMAIPTMTCALVLAPKVLAASSEYLGRLQRGEIEEFEQKQVVPTKKQKA, encoded by the coding sequence GTGCAAAAAATAGATGCTTTTTTAGCCGAGGCCAGCAGTCTGGCCTGGGGAATGCCTTTGTTGATTTTATTGATGGGAGGCGGGTTGTTTCTCATGCTCTACAGCCGGTTGGTGCCGTTCAGGATGTTGAAACATTCCATTGCGGTGATACGGGGCAAATACCAAGACCCTAATGCCGCCGGACAGATCACCCCTTTTGAGGCCATGGCCGGCGCTTTGGCGTCTACCATTGGCATGGGCAGTATCAGTGGCGTGGCCGTGGGCATTGCCATGGGCGGACCGGGCGTCTTGTTCTGGATGTGGATAAGCGCCCTGGTGGGTATGGCCACCAAGTTCTTTACCTGCACGCTCGCCATCATGTACCGGGGCCGCAATGAACTAGGCGAGGTAGAGGGCGGGCCCATGTACATAGTGACCGAAGGATTAGGCAAGAAATGGAAGCCCTTGTCCATCCTGTTTGCCGGTGCCGGTCTGTTTGGCACCTTGCCGCTATTTCAGGCCAACCAGCTGACGCAGATTTTAACCGATGTCCTCTTAAAACCCAGTGGAGTGGTGGGAGAGGAGAACCTGTTTGTCTCTAACCTTTTGATGGGCATGGCCTTCGCATTTCTGGTGTCCATTATTCTGTTTGGAGGCTTAAAGCGGATTGCCGCGGTGGCTACCAAACTGGTGCCGTTTATGGTGGTGTTATTCTCGGGGTCGGTGATTTACATTGTGTTTTCTAACCTGGAGGCGGTGCCTGGCATGTTCGCCCTCATCTTTGAAGACGCGTTCACTGGCAAAGCCGTGCTGGGAGGCTCTGTGATTCAAATCATCATCATGGGTGCCCGCCGCGCCTCTTTCTCCAATGAAGCCGGAATTGGCACCGCCGACATGATGCACGGCGAGTCCCGGAACAATGAGCCCGTGCGTGAAGGCCTGGTGGCTATGTGGGAACCTTTCATTGACACCATTGTGGTATGTACCATGACCGGCCTGGCTATTCTGGTGACTGGTGTCTGGGACACCAACACGGGCAACGGGGTCTCTATGACCTCAGAGGCCTTTGGTGCCGCCATGCCGCACGTAGGCAAGTATCTTCTGGTGATCTGCGTGTTTATTTTTGCGTTTACGGCCCTGTTCTCTTACTGCTACTACGGCTCCAAGTGCTTTACCTACCTGTTCGGGTTTAAGTACCGCCGTTTCTACGACTACTTCTACATCCTCACCATCATCATCGGATCAGTGGTGACGCTCACCTCAGTGATTAATTTAGTAGACACTGCCTTCGCACTCATGGCCATTCCTACCATGACCTGCGCCTTAGTCTTGGCGCCTAAAGTTCTGGCCGCCTCCAGTGAGTATTTAGGTAGGCTGCAGAGGGGAGAAATTGAGGAGTTTGAGCAGAAACAAGTAGTGCCTACCAAGAAGCAGAAGGCCTAG
- the carB gene encoding carbamoyl-phosphate synthase large subunit, with product MPKDQSIKSVLIIGSGPIVIGQACEFDYSGSQAARSLREEGIEVTLINSNPATIMTDSITADNVYLLPLEKKSIVQILEKHRIDAVLPTMGGQTALNLAIDCDKAGIWKKYGVRMIGVDIGAIETTEDREKFRLLMIELDVNVCKGHTATSFLEGKEIAQEIGFPLVIRPSFTLGGTGGGFVNTPEEFDAALTRGLHASPTHEVLVEQSIMGWKEYELELLRDNIGNIIIICSIENFDPMGIHTGDSITVAPAMTLPDTVYQRMRDLAIKMMNGIGQFAGGCNVQFSVNPEDDTIIAIEINPRVSRSSALASKATGYPIAKVAAKLAIGYNLDELQNSITKTTSAFFEPALDYVIVKIPRWNFDKFKGANKTLGLQMKSVGEVMGIGRTFQEALQKACQSLEIKRNGLGADGKEKTNYDQLMDSLANPSWDRLFTIKDAMKFGVASSTIHKVTKIDPWFLQQIEELELTEREILKYHIDNIPADLMRTAKVKGFADRQLAYLLRCKESEVHDKRTSMGITRVFKMVDTCAAEFEAQTPYFYSTFDGENESIPSDRKKVVVLGSGPNRIGQGIEFDYSCVHGVLAARECGYETIMINCNPETVSTDFDISDKLYFEPVFWEHIYDIILHEKPEGVIVQLGGQTALKLAEKLTRFGIKIMGTTYESLDLAEDRGAFSTLLKDNDIPYPPFASVTSAEEALEVCKDLKFPLLVRPSYVLGGQNMKIVINEKELEAQVLDILKDSPGNHVLLDHFLDRAIEAEADAICDGENVQILGIMEHIEPAGIHSGDSYAVLPPFDLSENVMNQIREYTKKIALALNTVGLINIQFAIKNEIVYIIEANPRASRTVPFIAKAYGEPYVNWAAKVMLGANKVTDFTFNPKLDGYAIKVPVFSHSKFPEVNKELGPEMKSTGEAIYFIDNLEDDYFTKIYSERNLYLSK from the coding sequence ATGCCCAAAGATCAATCCATCAAGTCTGTCTTAATCATTGGTTCTGGTCCTATTGTCATTGGACAAGCCTGTGAATTTGACTACTCCGGCTCGCAAGCCGCCCGTTCTCTGCGCGAGGAAGGGATTGAGGTCACCCTCATCAACTCCAACCCGGCCACCATCATGACCGACTCCATCACGGCAGACAACGTCTACCTGTTACCGCTGGAGAAAAAGTCGATTGTGCAGATTCTGGAAAAGCATAGGATTGACGCGGTGCTGCCTACCATGGGAGGACAGACCGCGCTGAACCTGGCCATTGACTGTGACAAAGCCGGTATCTGGAAAAAATACGGCGTGAGGATGATTGGCGTAGACATTGGCGCCATTGAGACCACTGAGGACCGTGAGAAATTCCGTCTTTTGATGATTGAGCTGGACGTGAATGTCTGCAAAGGCCACACCGCCACCTCGTTCCTAGAGGGCAAGGAGATTGCCCAGGAGATTGGCTTCCCGCTGGTGATACGTCCGTCGTTCACCTTGGGCGGAACCGGTGGTGGCTTTGTGAACACCCCAGAGGAGTTTGACGCCGCCTTGACCCGCGGCCTGCATGCCTCTCCCACCCACGAGGTACTGGTAGAGCAAAGCATCATGGGCTGGAAGGAATACGAGCTGGAGCTGTTGCGCGACAACATCGGCAACATCATCATCATCTGCTCCATTGAGAACTTTGACCCGATGGGCATACACACCGGAGACTCCATCACGGTGGCCCCGGCCATGACCCTGCCAGACACGGTCTACCAGCGCATGCGCGATTTGGCCATCAAGATGATGAACGGCATCGGGCAGTTTGCCGGCGGTTGTAACGTGCAGTTCTCGGTGAACCCAGAAGATGACACCATCATCGCCATTGAGATTAACCCGCGCGTGAGCCGCTCCTCGGCACTGGCCTCCAAAGCCACGGGTTATCCAATTGCCAAAGTAGCCGCCAAACTGGCCATTGGCTATAACTTAGATGAATTGCAGAATTCCATCACCAAGACCACCTCGGCGTTCTTTGAGCCCGCACTGGACTACGTGATTGTGAAGATACCGCGCTGGAACTTTGACAAGTTCAAGGGCGCCAACAAAACGCTGGGCTTGCAGATGAAGTCTGTAGGCGAGGTGATGGGCATTGGACGGACGTTCCAGGAGGCTTTGCAGAAGGCCTGCCAAAGCCTGGAGATTAAGCGCAACGGACTGGGCGCCGATGGCAAGGAGAAAACCAACTATGACCAGCTCATGGACAGTCTGGCCAACCCTAGCTGGGACCGCCTGTTCACCATCAAAGACGCCATGAAGTTTGGCGTAGCCTCCAGCACCATCCATAAAGTAACCAAGATTGACCCGTGGTTTTTGCAGCAGATTGAAGAGCTGGAACTTACTGAGCGCGAAATCCTGAAATACCACATTGACAACATCCCGGCAGACCTCATGCGCACCGCCAAGGTGAAAGGCTTCGCCGACAGGCAGCTGGCCTACCTGCTGCGTTGCAAGGAGAGCGAAGTGCACGACAAGCGCACCAGCATGGGCATTACCCGCGTGTTCAAGATGGTGGACACCTGCGCCGCCGAGTTTGAGGCCCAGACGCCGTACTTCTACAGCACCTTTGACGGCGAGAACGAGAGTATTCCTTCTGACCGCAAAAAGGTGGTAGTGCTGGGTTCGGGCCCTAACCGCATTGGCCAAGGCATTGAGTTTGACTACTCGTGCGTGCACGGCGTGTTGGCCGCCCGCGAATGTGGCTATGAGACCATCATGATTAACTGTAACCCAGAGACGGTGTCTACAGACTTTGACATCTCTGACAAGCTCTACTTTGAGCCGGTGTTCTGGGAGCACATCTATGACATCATTCTGCATGAGAAACCAGAAGGTGTGATTGTCCAATTAGGCGGACAGACCGCCTTGAAACTGGCCGAGAAACTGACCCGCTTCGGGATTAAAATCATGGGTACCACCTATGAGAGCCTGGACTTAGCCGAAGACCGCGGCGCCTTCTCTACCCTGTTAAAAGACAACGACATCCCATACCCGCCGTTCGCGAGCGTGACCTCCGCTGAGGAAGCCTTGGAAGTGTGCAAGGATCTGAAGTTCCCGCTCTTGGTGCGCCCTAGCTACGTGTTGGGTGGCCAGAACATGAAAATTGTCATCAACGAGAAAGAACTAGAGGCGCAGGTACTGGACATCTTAAAAGACAGCCCGGGCAACCATGTACTCCTAGACCATTTCCTGGACCGCGCCATTGAAGCCGAAGCCGATGCGATTTGTGACGGCGAGAACGTGCAGATTCTGGGCATCATGGAGCATATTGAGCCGGCCGGTATTCACTCAGGAGACTCGTATGCGGTGCTTCCGCCGTTTGACCTGAGCGAGAACGTGATGAACCAGATACGCGAGTACACCAAGAAGATTGCCCTGGCACTCAACACGGTGGGCCTCATCAACATCCAGTTCGCCATCAAGAACGAGATTGTCTACATCATTGAAGCCAACCCGCGCGCCAGCCGCACGGTGCCGTTCATTGCCAAAGCCTACGGCGAGCCGTATGTGAACTGGGCCGCCAAAGTGATGCTGGGCGCCAACAAGGTCACAGACTTTACCTTCAACCCGAAGCTGGACGGCTACGCCATCAAGGTGCCGGTCTTCTCGCACAGCAAGTTCCCGGAAGTAAACAAGGAGCTTGGACCCGAGATGAAATCTACCGGTGAGGCCATCTACTTCATTGACAACCTGGAGGACGACTATTTCACTAAGATTTACTCTGAACGCAACCTGTACCTGAGTAAGTAA